In one Paracholeplasma manati genomic region, the following are encoded:
- a CDS encoding tRNA (cytidine(34)-2'-O)-methyltransferase, with protein MDLNIVLFEPEIPQNTGNIMRTCVGINAKLHLIKPLGFSLDEKYLRRSALDYIKDLNYTIYENYADFSSKNPGQYFFLTRYGKKTYSEIDYTKITEPIYLIFGKESTGVDRTILAAHMDTCYRIPTTDKIRSLNLSNAVALVAFEVMRQVDFEGLSKYEPETMKGKDFLDQFK; from the coding sequence ATGGACTTAAACATTGTTTTATTTGAACCTGAAATCCCTCAAAATACGGGGAACATCATGCGGACCTGTGTTGGCATCAATGCGAAACTTCATTTGATTAAACCTTTGGGATTCTCCTTAGATGAAAAGTATTTGAGAAGAAGTGCCTTGGATTACATCAAAGATTTAAACTACACCATTTACGAAAACTATGCAGATTTTTCATCCAAAAACCCAGGTCAGTATTTCTTTTTAACCCGTTACGGTAAAAAGACCTACTCTGAAATAGATTATACGAAGATTACTGAACCGATTTATTTGATTTTCGGTAAAGAGTCCACTGGGGTAGACCGCACCATTTTAGCTGCGCATATGGATACCTGTTATAGGATCCCAACCACCGACAAAATCCGTTCGCTCAATCTGTCCAACGCCGTCGCTCTGGTCGCATTTGAAGTGATGAGACAAGTGGATTTTGAAGGCTTATCTAAGTATGAACCAGAAACCATGAAAGGCAAAGATTTCTTGGATCAATTCAAATGA